A genomic region of Novipirellula aureliae contains the following coding sequences:
- a CDS encoding glycosyltransferase family 9 protein, with translation MQNDTTSKRGGPRILIGQLSPIGDAILTLPVACALRCEFPDAYIGWVVEKLAAPIVCGHPAIDAVVQLPQKWYRSAGAIRNATAKLRPHEFEIAIDCQGATKSALAGRISGAKQRIGYAGRYSNPIGRWMNNVRVEPAFRHLTDRSLELLTPLGIHSPDIRWDLPIPETAALWANRWRRSMKHPRLAVLNPGGTWRSKLWEVDRFASTAKYLRDRYQYKSVVVWGSESEKEMALRIVARSDDASRLAPDTDLYHLAALIRTANLYISGDTGPLHMAVAVGTPAIGLYGATRPGDSGPYGQIALQRAYERGSHQHRRRADNSAMRAIGVEHVCQAIDEMEARAAMGQRAAMGQRAA, from the coding sequence ATGCAAAATGACACGACGTCCAAGCGTGGTGGACCAAGAATCTTGATTGGTCAGCTCAGTCCGATTGGCGATGCGATTTTGACGTTACCGGTTGCATGCGCGTTGCGTTGTGAATTTCCAGATGCATACATCGGGTGGGTCGTTGAGAAGTTGGCGGCGCCGATTGTTTGTGGACATCCAGCGATTGATGCCGTCGTTCAGCTACCGCAGAAATGGTATCGTTCTGCCGGTGCGATTCGAAATGCCACCGCAAAGCTACGTCCCCATGAATTTGAGATTGCGATCGACTGCCAGGGTGCTACAAAATCGGCTCTCGCCGGGCGGATTTCCGGTGCGAAACAACGCATCGGGTACGCGGGAAGGTACAGTAACCCCATCGGCCGCTGGATGAACAACGTGCGAGTGGAACCCGCTTTTCGACATTTAACCGACCGCTCACTCGAACTACTCACACCACTTGGAATCCATTCGCCCGACATTCGATGGGATTTACCGATACCGGAAACGGCGGCCTTGTGGGCAAATCGCTGGCGACGGTCGATGAAACATCCTCGCTTAGCCGTGCTCAATCCCGGAGGGACTTGGAGATCGAAATTATGGGAAGTCGATCGATTCGCATCGACCGCCAAATACCTGCGAGACCGATATCAGTACAAGAGCGTTGTCGTTTGGGGCTCTGAATCCGAAAAGGAAATGGCGCTTCGAATTGTGGCTCGCTCGGATGATGCTTCAAGGTTGGCTCCCGACACGGATTTGTATCATCTGGCGGCCCTCATCCGTACGGCAAATTTGTATATCAGCGGTGATACTGGCCCGCTACATATGGCGGTTGCCGTCGGTACACCAGCGATCGGTTTGTACGGAGCCACCCGCCCCGGTGATAGTGGTCCGTACGGTCAGATTGCATTGCAAAGAGCCTACGAGCGAGGTTCACATCAACACCGCCGCCGCGCCGATAATTCCGCGATGCGTGCGATCGGAGTCGAGCATGTGTGCCAAGCAATTGACGAAATGGAAGCACGAGCAGCGATGGGACAACGAGCAGCGATGGGACAACGAGCAGCTTAG
- a CDS encoding FkbM family methyltransferase, with the protein MQLFETTGNIMLKFRGYKLFYQNRDAAESMVRQIDDFPSFFTPQHDRPFIVDCGANIGVSVLEWKRRWPGCEILCFEPNPHTFNILQKNIDANDIPGVRCVNAALADHNGHTTLYGDLAKQGDARGNSIDPAWGDRSELAASNQSGEVQVVCKRLSPYLKGRVVSFLKLDIEGAEQQVLTEIAAELETVEAIYVEIHETRDSLARNSVDAIEQQLKLAGFTMEAESRFDQHALPPHLDDWQKRVGASQTQVMAWRS; encoded by the coding sequence CAAAATCGTGACGCGGCCGAGTCGATGGTCCGCCAAATCGACGACTTCCCTTCATTTTTTACTCCCCAACACGACCGTCCGTTCATTGTCGATTGCGGAGCAAACATAGGTGTATCCGTTTTGGAATGGAAACGTCGCTGGCCCGGTTGCGAAATACTTTGTTTCGAGCCCAATCCACACACCTTCAATATTTTGCAAAAAAACATTGACGCGAACGATATTCCTGGCGTTCGCTGCGTCAACGCCGCGCTTGCTGATCACAATGGCCACACCACCTTGTATGGCGACCTCGCAAAACAGGGGGACGCACGTGGCAATTCGATCGACCCCGCCTGGGGTGACCGCAGCGAGCTAGCGGCATCCAATCAAAGCGGAGAAGTGCAAGTGGTCTGCAAACGCTTGTCACCCTACTTGAAAGGGAGGGTCGTCAGTTTTTTGAAACTCGACATCGAAGGTGCTGAACAACAGGTGCTAACGGAGATTGCAGCGGAACTTGAAACGGTCGAGGCAATCTATGTCGAGATCCATGAAACGCGTGACAGCCTCGCTCGCAATTCCGTCGACGCGATCGAACAACAACTCAAGCTTGCTGGGTTTACGATGGAAGCGGAATCCCGATTCGACCAGCACGCCTTGCCACCGCATCTCGATGATTGGCAAAAGCGAGTCGGGGCGAGCCAAACGCAAGTGATGGCTTGGCGTTCGTAA